A section of the Kribbella sp. HUAS MG21 genome encodes:
- a CDS encoding carboxymuconolactone decarboxylase family protein, whose product MARIGLEHRRTWFVRLAEWGSRRRYGKVLDPGRVWLHNRRVLTTFLLLEGSAGRWKTLDPTLNALAVMAAAGRVGCGWCLDFGYWEFHHRAVDPAKLRAVPQWRDSEVYTELERAVMEYAEAMTATPPEVTDEQVERLRADLTDEQLVELTAAVSLENYRSRSYSALGLTSQGFKEYCDLRPVR is encoded by the coding sequence ATGGCGCGGATCGGGTTGGAGCATCGGCGGACGTGGTTCGTTCGGCTGGCCGAGTGGGGTAGCCGGCGGCGGTACGGGAAGGTGCTGGATCCGGGGCGGGTGTGGCTGCACAACCGGCGGGTGCTCACGACGTTCCTGTTGCTGGAGGGGTCGGCGGGGCGGTGGAAGACGCTGGACCCTACGCTGAACGCGCTCGCGGTGATGGCGGCGGCGGGGCGGGTCGGCTGCGGCTGGTGTCTGGATTTCGGCTACTGGGAGTTCCACCACCGGGCGGTCGATCCGGCGAAGCTGCGCGCCGTGCCGCAGTGGCGGGACAGTGAGGTGTACACGGAACTGGAGCGAGCTGTGATGGAGTACGCGGAAGCGATGACGGCGACCCCGCCGGAGGTGACGGACGAGCAGGTCGAGCGGCTGCGTGCCGACCTGACCGACGAGCAACTCGTCGAGCTGACCGCCGCCGTCTCGCTGGAGAACTACCGGTCCCGCAGTTATTCGGCGCTCGGTCTCACCAGCCAGGGGTTCAAGGAGTACTGCGACCTGAGGCCGGTGCGGTGA
- the argB gene encoding acetylglutamate kinase — translation MYEAAVEKAAVLTEALPWLKEFHGKTVVVKYGGNAMVDEKLKRAFAEDIVFLRYAGVRVVVVHGGGPQISDMLGRLGIDSEFRGGLRVTTPEAMDVVGMVLVGKVGRELVGLLNAHGPFAVGMSGEDAGLFTAERRTALVDGEQVDIGLVGDVVEVRPEAVIDLIDAGRIPVVSTIAPDEDGQAHNVNADTAAAALASALGAEKLVVLTDVAGLYRNWPDSDEIITQIDTAELAELLPSLASGMVPKMEACLRAVESGVSRATVIDGRVPHSLLLEIFTDAGSGTQVIPS, via the coding sequence ATGTACGAGGCAGCGGTCGAGAAGGCCGCCGTACTGACCGAGGCCCTGCCGTGGCTGAAGGAGTTCCACGGCAAGACCGTCGTGGTGAAGTACGGCGGGAACGCGATGGTCGACGAGAAGCTCAAGCGGGCGTTCGCCGAGGACATCGTGTTCCTCCGGTACGCCGGGGTCCGGGTCGTCGTCGTGCACGGCGGCGGGCCGCAGATCAGCGACATGCTCGGCCGGCTCGGCATCGACAGCGAGTTCCGCGGCGGGCTGCGGGTCACCACGCCCGAGGCGATGGACGTCGTCGGCATGGTGCTGGTCGGCAAGGTCGGCCGCGAGTTGGTCGGGTTGCTGAACGCGCACGGCCCGTTCGCGGTCGGGATGTCCGGCGAGGACGCGGGGCTGTTCACCGCGGAGCGTCGTACGGCGCTCGTGGATGGCGAGCAGGTCGACATCGGGCTCGTCGGCGACGTGGTCGAGGTGCGGCCGGAGGCGGTGATCGACCTGATCGACGCGGGCCGGATCCCGGTGGTGTCGACGATCGCGCCCGACGAGGACGGCCAGGCGCACAACGTGAACGCCGACACCGCGGCGGCCGCGCTGGCGTCCGCGCTCGGCGCCGAGAAGCTCGTCGTACTGACCGACGTCGCCGGGCTCTACCGGAACTGGCCGGACAGCGACGAGATCATCACCCAGATCGACACCGCCGAGCTGGCCGAGTTGCTGCCGTCGCTGGCGTCCGGGATGGTGCCGAAGATGGAAGCCTGCCTGCGCGCGGTCGAGTCCGGAGTGTCCCGGGCCACCGTCATCGACGGCCGCGTCCCGCACTCGTTGCTGCTCGAGATCTTCACCGACGCCGGAAGTGGAACCCAGGTGATCCCGTCATGA
- a CDS encoding acetylornithine transaminase, which yields MTELLTVDGTQAALTERYAGALMNTFGAPKRVLVRGEGAYLWDADGNKYLDLLGGLAVNCLGHAHPFVVSAVTSQLATLGHVSNFFASAPQIALAEKLLGLFDAPGKVFFTNSGTEANEAAFKITRRTGRTKIVSTVGAFHGRSMGALAVTWKPAYREAFAPLPGDVEFVPYGDAAALAAAVDDRTAAVVLEPIQGENGVVVPPAGYLQEARRITSERGALLWIDEIQTGIGRTGSWFAYQPEGITPDLVTVAKGLGAGIPIGACVGLGAAADLLQPGNHGTTFGGNPVAAIAGLAVLTVIERDGLLDQVNAVGNHLASSVIALDHPLIAGVRGRGMLLAIELTAPVSDQLATLALDAGFVVNNPIPDALRLAPPYILSKADADSFVAALPGLLDKVEA from the coding sequence ATGACCGAACTCCTCACCGTCGACGGCACCCAGGCAGCGCTCACCGAGCGCTACGCCGGCGCGTTGATGAACACCTTCGGCGCGCCGAAGCGGGTGTTGGTCCGCGGCGAGGGCGCGTACCTGTGGGACGCCGACGGCAACAAGTACCTCGACCTGCTCGGCGGGCTCGCGGTGAACTGCCTCGGGCACGCGCACCCGTTCGTGGTGTCCGCGGTGACCTCGCAGCTCGCCACCCTCGGCCACGTCTCGAACTTCTTCGCCTCCGCGCCGCAGATCGCGCTCGCCGAGAAGCTGCTCGGCCTGTTCGACGCCCCCGGCAAGGTGTTCTTCACGAACTCCGGCACCGAGGCGAACGAGGCCGCCTTCAAGATCACCCGGCGCACCGGCCGGACCAAGATCGTCTCCACGGTCGGGGCCTTCCACGGCCGGTCGATGGGCGCGCTCGCGGTGACCTGGAAGCCGGCGTACCGGGAGGCGTTCGCGCCGTTGCCCGGCGACGTGGAGTTCGTCCCGTACGGTGACGCGGCGGCGCTGGCCGCCGCGGTCGACGACCGGACCGCCGCCGTGGTGCTGGAGCCGATCCAGGGCGAGAACGGCGTCGTCGTACCACCGGCCGGCTACCTGCAGGAGGCGCGGCGGATCACGTCCGAGCGCGGCGCGCTGCTGTGGATCGACGAGATCCAGACCGGGATCGGCCGGACCGGGAGCTGGTTCGCGTACCAGCCCGAGGGCATCACGCCGGACCTGGTGACCGTGGCGAAGGGCCTCGGCGCCGGGATCCCGATCGGCGCGTGCGTCGGCCTCGGCGCGGCCGCGGACCTGCTGCAGCCGGGCAACCACGGCACCACCTTCGGCGGGAACCCGGTCGCCGCGATCGCCGGCCTGGCCGTGCTGACCGTGATCGAGCGGGACGGCCTGCTCGACCAGGTGAATGCTGTCGGCAACCACCTCGCCTCGTCGGTGATCGCGCTCGACCATCCACTGATCGCCGGCGTCCGCGGCCGCGGCATGCTGCTCGCGATCGAGCTGACCGCGCCGGTGTCGGACCAGCTCGCGACCCTCGCGCTGGACGCCGGGTTCGTGGTGAACAATCCGATCCCGGACGCGTTGCGGCTGGCGCCGCCGTACATCCTCAGCAAGGCTGATGCGGACAGTTTCGTCGCGGCCCTCCCGGGGCTGCTCGACAAGGTGGAGGCGTGA
- the argH gene encoding argininosuccinate lyase: MSTGESAALWGGRFAGGPADALAALSKSTDFDWRLAPYDIAGSKAHAKVLHRAGLLTDEDLAAMLAGLDGLLDDVLSGNFLPAEEDEDVHTALEHGLLVRLGAELGGRLRAGRSRNDQVATLFKSYLREHGRIIGRLLLEQVQVLAEQASRHLGVAMPGRTHLQHAQPVLLSHHLLAHAWPLIRDLDRLADWDARVAADSPYGSGALAGSSLGLDPVFVAQELGFTNSSANSIDGTSSRDFVAEFAFVTAQIGVDLSRQAEEVILWATKEFGFVELDDAFSTGSSIMPQKKNPDIAELARGKAGRLIGNLSGLLATLKAQPLAYNRDLQEDKEPVFDSIDTLELLLPAFTGMIRTLRFNTDRLEELAPQGFSLATDIAEWLVRQKVPFRVAHELAGACVQECEKRGLELWDLTDDDLAAISPELTPEVRTVLTVEGSLTSRNTRGGTAQERVAEQLEELRARATAHATRLT; encoded by the coding sequence GTGAGTACTGGAGAGAGCGCCGCCCTGTGGGGTGGACGGTTCGCGGGCGGGCCGGCGGACGCGCTGGCGGCGTTGAGCAAGTCGACCGACTTCGACTGGCGGCTGGCGCCGTACGACATCGCCGGGTCGAAGGCGCACGCCAAGGTGCTGCACCGCGCGGGGCTGCTGACCGACGAGGACCTGGCCGCGATGCTGGCGGGGCTCGACGGCCTGCTGGACGACGTACTGTCCGGGAACTTCCTCCCCGCCGAGGAGGACGAGGACGTGCACACCGCGCTGGAGCACGGGCTGCTCGTGCGGCTCGGTGCCGAGCTCGGCGGGCGGCTGCGTGCCGGGCGGTCGCGGAACGACCAGGTCGCGACGCTGTTCAAGAGCTACCTGCGGGAGCACGGGCGGATCATCGGACGGTTGCTGCTGGAGCAGGTTCAGGTGCTGGCGGAGCAGGCTTCGCGGCACCTCGGGGTGGCGATGCCGGGGCGGACGCATCTGCAGCACGCGCAGCCGGTGTTGCTGTCGCACCATCTGCTTGCGCACGCCTGGCCGCTGATCCGGGACCTGGACCGGCTGGCCGACTGGGACGCGCGGGTCGCGGCGGACTCGCCGTACGGCTCGGGGGCCCTGGCGGGTAGCTCGCTGGGGCTGGATCCGGTGTTCGTCGCGCAGGAGCTGGGGTTCACGAACTCGTCGGCGAACTCGATCGACGGGACGTCGTCGCGGGACTTCGTGGCGGAGTTCGCGTTCGTGACCGCGCAGATCGGGGTCGACCTGTCCCGGCAGGCCGAGGAGGTGATCCTCTGGGCGACGAAGGAGTTCGGGTTCGTCGAACTGGACGACGCGTTCTCGACCGGGTCGAGCATCATGCCGCAGAAGAAGAACCCGGACATCGCCGAACTCGCTCGCGGCAAGGCCGGCCGCCTGATCGGCAACCTGAGCGGCCTGCTGGCGACACTCAAGGCGCAGCCGCTCGCGTACAACCGGGACCTGCAGGAGGACAAGGAGCCGGTCTTCGACTCCATCGACACGCTGGAGCTGCTGCTGCCCGCGTTCACCGGCATGATCCGCACGCTTCGCTTCAACACGGACCGCCTGGAGGAGCTGGCCCCCCAGGGCTTCTCGTTGGCCACCGACATCGCCGAATGGCTCGTCCGCCAGAAGGTCCCCTTCCGGGTAGCCCACGAACTGGCCGGCGCCTGCGTCCAGGAATGCGAGAAACGCGGCCTCGAACTCTGGGACCTGACCGACGACGACCTCGCCGCGATCTCCCCGGAGTTGACGCCTGAGGTCCGCACCGTCCTCACGGTCGAAGGCTCCCTAACCTCCCGCAACACCCGAGGCGGCACCGCCCAGGAGCGGGTCGCCGAACAACTCGAGGAACTGCGCGCCCGCGCAACAGCCCACGCCACCCGCCTGACCTGA
- the argF gene encoding ornithine carbamoyltransferase: MVRHFLRDDDLSPVEQDEVLTLAAQLAGDRHGHKPLEGPKTVAVIFDKSSTRTRISFAVGISELGGVPLVIDAQTSQLGRGEPIADTARILDRQVEAIVWRTFGQSRIEEMAAASSVPVINALTDEFHPCQILADLQTVRQHKGSTAGLKLVYLGDGANNMAHSYLLGGATAGMHVIVGSPEEYQPDPDVLVKAAAIAEQTGGSVAWTADPVAAVDGADVVATDTWVSMGQEGEAADREAPFVPYAVTEDLLGKAKPDAIVLHCLPAYRGKEIEAAVIDGPQSVVWDEAENRLHAQKALLSWLLARSFAS; this comes from the coding sequence ATGGTCAGGCACTTCTTGCGGGACGACGACCTGTCGCCGGTCGAGCAGGACGAAGTACTGACGCTGGCCGCGCAGCTGGCGGGGGACCGGCACGGGCACAAGCCGCTCGAGGGGCCGAAGACCGTCGCGGTGATCTTCGACAAGTCGTCGACGCGGACCCGGATCTCGTTCGCGGTCGGGATCTCCGAGCTGGGCGGCGTACCGCTGGTCATCGACGCGCAGACCTCGCAGCTGGGCCGCGGCGAGCCGATCGCGGACACCGCGCGGATCCTCGACCGGCAGGTTGAAGCGATCGTCTGGCGGACCTTCGGGCAGAGCCGGATCGAGGAGATGGCCGCCGCGTCCAGCGTGCCGGTGATCAACGCGCTGACCGACGAGTTCCATCCCTGCCAGATCCTCGCCGACCTGCAGACCGTGCGGCAGCACAAGGGCTCGACGGCCGGGCTGAAGCTGGTGTACCTCGGCGACGGCGCCAACAACATGGCGCACTCGTACCTGCTCGGCGGCGCGACCGCCGGCATGCACGTGATCGTGGGGTCGCCGGAGGAGTACCAGCCGGATCCGGACGTCCTGGTGAAGGCGGCGGCGATCGCCGAGCAGACCGGCGGCTCGGTCGCGTGGACCGCGGACCCGGTCGCGGCGGTCGACGGAGCCGACGTCGTCGCCACCGACACCTGGGTGTCGATGGGCCAGGAGGGCGAGGCGGCCGACCGCGAGGCGCCGTTCGTGCCGTACGCCGTGACCGAGGACCTGCTCGGCAAGGCGAAGCCGGACGCGATCGTGCTGCACTGCCTGCCCGCCTATCGTGGCAAGGAGATCGAGGCGGCCGTCATCGACGGACCGCAGTCGGTCGTCTGGGACGAGGCCGAGAACCGGCTGCACGCGCAGAAGGCGCTGCTGTCGTGGCTGCTGGCAAGGAGTTTCGCTTCGTGA
- the argC gene encoding N-acetyl-gamma-glutamyl-phosphate reductase, whose amino-acid sequence MSVTVAVAGASGYAGGELLRLLSGHPEVEIGALTAGGNAGTPLGAHHPHLVPLAGRILAETTAENLAGHDVVFLALPHGQSAAIAEQLGADVTVIDCGADFRLTEAEAWVEFYGGEHAGSWPYGLPELPGQRDKLRGSNRVAVPGCYPTVSTLALLPAVQLKLVDPAQLVVVAVSGTSGAGKAPKAHLLGAEVMGSASAYGVGGVHRHTPEVEQNLTPYADTPVSVSFTPVLAPMARGILATCSAPVAEGTDYATLRKAYEDAYADEPFIHLLPEGQWPQTQATLGANTVQLQVALDQRTGRAVVVAAMDNLTKGTAGAAVQCMNLATGLDETVALPLVGVAP is encoded by the coding sequence ATGAGTGTGACGGTGGCGGTGGCCGGGGCCAGTGGGTATGCGGGGGGCGAGCTGCTGCGGTTGCTGAGCGGCCACCCCGAGGTGGAGATCGGCGCGCTGACCGCCGGCGGGAACGCCGGGACGCCGCTCGGCGCGCACCACCCACACCTCGTGCCGCTGGCCGGGCGCATCCTCGCCGAGACCACCGCGGAGAACCTCGCCGGTCACGACGTGGTGTTCCTCGCGCTCCCGCACGGACAGTCCGCCGCCATCGCCGAGCAGCTCGGCGCTGACGTCACCGTGATCGACTGCGGCGCGGACTTCCGGCTGACCGAGGCCGAGGCGTGGGTCGAGTTCTACGGCGGCGAGCACGCCGGCTCGTGGCCGTACGGGCTCCCGGAGCTCCCCGGGCAACGCGACAAGCTCCGCGGGTCGAACCGGGTCGCCGTACCGGGTTGCTATCCGACGGTCTCCACGCTCGCCCTGCTGCCCGCCGTACAGCTGAAGCTCGTCGATCCCGCCCAGCTGGTCGTCGTTGCCGTCAGCGGGACGTCGGGCGCGGGCAAGGCGCCGAAGGCCCATCTGCTCGGCGCGGAGGTGATGGGGTCCGCCTCGGCGTACGGCGTCGGCGGCGTACACCGGCACACGCCCGAGGTCGAGCAGAACCTCACGCCGTACGCCGATACGCCGGTGAGCGTCTCGTTCACGCCGGTGCTCGCGCCGATGGCCCGCGGCATCCTGGCGACCTGCAGCGCGCCGGTTGCCGAGGGCACCGACTACGCGACGCTTCGGAAGGCGTACGAGGACGCGTACGCCGACGAGCCCTTCATCCACCTGCTGCCCGAGGGGCAGTGGCCGCAGACGCAGGCCACCCTCGGCGCGAACACCGTGCAGCTCCAGGTCGCCCTCGACCAGCGCACCGGCCGCGCCGTCGTCGTGGCCGCCATGGACAACCTCACCAAGGGCACCGCCGGCGCCGCCGTGCAGTGCATGAACCTGGCCACCGGTCTCGACGAGACCGTGGCCCTGCCCCTCGTAGGAGTAGCCCCGTGA
- a CDS encoding GNAT family N-acetyltransferase gives MKYLVADPDEALDPGLRADLLDTWVAATNAGGAVGYTAPAPVDRIAENLDGALGRVAAGLDLLGVLHDGERYVGMGMLVTRGSDLQPHWRTVLRVMVHPGHQGNGAGRMLMEGLRGSAVDLGLEQLQLTIRGGLGLENFYGPLGYRIVGTHPRAIRLTADDYRDEIMLVLDL, from the coding sequence GTGAAGTACCTGGTGGCGGACCCGGACGAGGCGCTTGATCCGGGGTTGCGCGCGGACCTGCTGGACACCTGGGTCGCGGCGACGAACGCGGGCGGCGCGGTCGGGTACACCGCGCCGGCGCCGGTGGACCGGATCGCGGAGAACCTCGACGGCGCGCTCGGGCGGGTCGCGGCCGGGCTGGACCTGCTCGGGGTGTTGCACGACGGCGAGCGGTACGTCGGGATGGGCATGCTGGTCACGCGCGGGAGCGATCTGCAGCCGCACTGGCGCACGGTGCTGCGGGTGATGGTGCACCCCGGCCACCAGGGCAACGGCGCCGGGCGGATGCTGATGGAGGGGTTGCGCGGCTCCGCGGTCGACCTCGGCCTCGAGCAGCTCCAGCTCACGATCCGCGGCGGCCTCGGCCTGGAGAACTTCTACGGCCCGCTCGGCTACCGCATCGTCGGCACCCATCCCCGCGCGATCCGGCTCACCGCGGACGACTACCGCGACGAGATCATGCTGGTGCTGGACCTGTAG
- a CDS encoding arginine repressor, which yields MSIAVPTTKTARQQRIVDLLGRQPVRSQTELAELLAASGLVVGQATLSRDLVEIGAVKVRDSSGQLVYAVPGEGGDRTPRAGEAAAFEARLARVASELLVSAEGSANLVILRTPPGAAQYFASAIDHVGLDDVLGTIAGDDTVMVVSRNPTGGEALASRFLSLAARTEPK from the coding sequence GTGAGTATCGCGGTTCCCACTACCAAGACGGCCCGCCAGCAGCGGATCGTCGACCTGCTCGGCCGGCAGCCGGTGCGGTCGCAGACGGAGCTGGCCGAGCTGCTCGCCGCCTCCGGCCTGGTGGTCGGGCAGGCGACGCTGTCGCGGGACTTGGTCGAGATCGGCGCGGTCAAGGTCCGCGACTCCTCCGGCCAGCTCGTGTACGCCGTACCGGGCGAGGGCGGCGACCGTACGCCGCGCGCGGGTGAGGCGGCCGCCTTCGAGGCGCGGCTGGCGCGGGTGGCGTCCGAGTTGCTGGTGTCGGCCGAGGGCAGCGCGAACCTCGTGATCCTGCGGACGCCGCCGGGCGCGGCGCAGTACTTCGCTTCGGCGATCGACCACGTGGGACTCGACGACGTGCTCGGCACCATCGCCGGCGACGACACCGTCATGGTCGTCTCGCGCAACCCCACCGGCGGTGAGGCGCTCGCCTCCCGCTTCCTGTCCCTCGCCGCCCGCACCGAACCGAAGTAG
- a CDS encoding RNA polymerase sigma-70 factor — translation MTEEELAREFAEHRQVLVGAAYRVVGSVSDAEDVVQEAWLRWSAIDRQAIGEIRDPRAYLIRITTRLALNKLREQKARREQYVGPWLPEPLATDDDPAAAVELADSVSMAMLVVLETLSPLERATFVLREVFDLPYDEIADTLGRSEAAVRQLAHRARSHVHARQPRHAVDKARHDELTMRFMQAAGSGDFDQVVALLAPEAVLISDGGGKKRAALRPIHGAEKIARWLFAVLADNPGFEIRMASLNDELAFVAYYDDEPDTVTFMKTSDGQITELYLIRNPDKLGQVH, via the coding sequence GTGACCGAGGAGGAACTGGCCCGCGAGTTCGCCGAACACCGCCAGGTGCTGGTCGGCGCGGCGTACCGGGTCGTGGGCAGCGTGAGCGACGCGGAGGACGTGGTCCAGGAGGCGTGGCTGCGCTGGTCCGCGATCGACCGCCAGGCCATCGGGGAGATCCGCGACCCGCGGGCGTACCTGATCCGGATCACCACGCGGCTCGCGCTCAACAAGTTGCGCGAGCAGAAGGCACGCCGGGAGCAGTACGTCGGCCCGTGGCTGCCGGAGCCGCTGGCCACCGACGACGACCCGGCCGCCGCGGTCGAGCTGGCGGACTCGGTCAGCATGGCGATGCTCGTCGTCCTCGAGACGCTCTCCCCGCTGGAACGTGCCACGTTCGTGCTGCGCGAGGTCTTCGACCTGCCGTACGACGAGATCGCGGACACCCTCGGCCGCTCGGAGGCCGCCGTACGGCAGCTCGCCCACCGGGCCCGCAGCCACGTGCACGCGCGGCAGCCGCGGCACGCGGTCGACAAGGCGCGGCACGACGAGCTGACGATGCGGTTCATGCAGGCGGCCGGCTCCGGTGACTTCGACCAGGTGGTCGCACTGCTCGCGCCGGAGGCTGTGCTGATCAGCGACGGCGGCGGGAAGAAGCGCGCCGCGTTGCGCCCGATCCACGGCGCGGAGAAGATCGCGCGCTGGCTGTTCGCCGTCCTCGCGGACAACCCGGGCTTCGAGATCCGGATGGCGTCGCTGAACGACGAACTCGCCTTCGTCGCGTACTACGACGACGAGCCGGACACCGTCACGTTCATGAAGACGAGCGACGGGCAGATCACCGAGCTGTACCTGATCCGGAACCCGGACAAGCTGGGGCAGGTGCACTGA
- the argJ gene encoding bifunctional glutamate N-acetyltransferase/amino-acid acetyltransferase ArgJ, whose product MTVAVTPASQVDRSAGVTAPAGFRAAGVIAGIKPAGTPDLTVVVNDGPQYAAAGVFTTNKVKAAPVLWSQQVLTAGVLKAVVLNSGGANACTGPEGFQDTHKTAEKLASVLGVGAAEIAVCSTGLIGERLPMDKLIPGVDAAVAALGDDAAAGLAAATAVMTTDNVPKQAALTHPDGWSIGGFAKGAGMCAPNMATMLSVITTDAVLDQPHLDHALRNAVGKTFNRLDVDGGTSTNDTVLLLSSGASGVTVTPEAFEEALTVLAADLVKQLQADAEGVTKHVSITVQGAATEAEALAAAKIVAEDNLCKTAFFASDPNWGRIAMAVGNAPTAFDPSLLDITLNGAAICVAGGKGVDRSEADLSGLEIDVVIDLHAGPASATVLTTDLSHAYVEENSAYSS is encoded by the coding sequence GTGACCGTCGCAGTCACACCCGCCAGTCAGGTCGATCGGAGCGCCGGTGTCACCGCGCCGGCCGGCTTCCGCGCGGCCGGGGTGATCGCCGGGATCAAGCCGGCCGGTACGCCGGACCTCACCGTCGTGGTCAACGACGGCCCGCAGTACGCCGCCGCCGGTGTCTTCACCACGAACAAGGTGAAGGCCGCGCCGGTGCTGTGGTCGCAGCAGGTGCTGACCGCCGGCGTTCTGAAGGCCGTCGTCCTGAACTCGGGCGGCGCGAACGCCTGCACCGGACCGGAAGGCTTCCAGGACACCCACAAGACCGCCGAGAAGCTCGCGTCGGTGCTGGGCGTCGGCGCCGCGGAGATCGCGGTCTGCTCGACCGGCCTGATCGGCGAGCGACTTCCCATGGACAAGCTGATCCCGGGCGTGGACGCGGCGGTGGCAGCGCTGGGCGACGACGCGGCGGCCGGACTCGCCGCGGCGACCGCGGTGATGACGACCGACAACGTCCCGAAGCAGGCCGCGCTCACGCACCCCGACGGGTGGAGCATCGGCGGTTTCGCGAAGGGCGCGGGCATGTGCGCGCCGAACATGGCGACGATGCTCAGCGTGATCACCACCGACGCCGTCCTCGACCAGCCGCACCTCGACCACGCGCTGCGGAACGCGGTCGGCAAGACCTTCAACCGGCTCGACGTCGACGGCGGTACGTCGACCAACGACACGGTGCTGCTGCTCAGCTCGGGAGCCTCCGGGGTGACCGTGACGCCCGAGGCCTTCGAGGAAGCCCTGACCGTCCTGGCTGCTGACCTGGTGAAGCAGTTGCAGGCGGACGCGGAAGGCGTCACCAAGCACGTGAGCATCACCGTCCAGGGCGCCGCGACCGAGGCGGAGGCGCTGGCCGCCGCCAAGATCGTTGCCGAGGACAACCTGTGCAAGACGGCGTTCTTCGCCTCCGATCCGAACTGGGGACGGATCGCGATGGCGGTCGGCAACGCGCCCACCGCGTTCGACCCGTCGCTGCTCGACATCACCCTCAACGGCGCCGCGATCTGTGTCGCCGGCGGCAAGGGGGTGGACAGGTCCGAGGCGGACCTCAGCGGTCTGGAGATCGACGTGGTCATCGACCTGCACGCCGGCCCGGCGTCGGCGACCGTCCTCACCACGGACCTGTCGCACGCGTACGTCGAAGAGAACTCGGCGTACTCGTCGTGA
- a CDS encoding DNA-3-methyladenine glycosylase, whose product MRRSALDGSVLEVAPRLLGAVLRSTTDEGTVAVRLTEVEAYDGPNDPGSHAYRGQTARNTVMFGPPGYLYVYFTYGMHFCMNVVAGPDGTPSAVLLRAGEIIEGHELARKRRGLRTDPKTAFNQSVAHNVRPGPVLKRPPANPDRDLARGPARLCVALGIGREGNGADLFATTSPIQLLDGPGFDGEPATGPRVGLREAADRAWRFWIPGDPTVSPYRPHVPKKRSNG is encoded by the coding sequence ATGCGGCGTTCGGCTCTCGATGGTTCTGTTCTGGAGGTGGCGCCGCGGTTGCTCGGGGCGGTGTTGCGGAGCACCACCGACGAGGGAACGGTTGCGGTCCGGCTGACCGAGGTCGAGGCGTACGACGGCCCGAACGACCCCGGCTCCCACGCCTACCGCGGCCAGACCGCCCGCAACACCGTCATGTTCGGCCCACCCGGCTACCTGTACGTCTACTTCACCTACGGCATGCACTTCTGCATGAACGTCGTCGCCGGCCCCGACGGCACCCCCTCGGCCGTCCTCCTCCGCGCCGGCGAAATCATCGAAGGCCACGAACTGGCCCGCAAACGCCGCGGCCTCCGCACCGACCCGAAGACCGCTTTCAACCAGTCGGTGGCCCACAATGTCCGCCCAGGCCCGGTGCTCAAGCGACCACCGGCCAACCCGGACCGCGACCTGGCTCGCGGCCCCGCGCGCCTCTGTGTTGCCCTCGGCATCGGACGCGAAGGCAACGGCGCCGACCTCTTCGCGACGACCTCGCCTATCCAGCTCCTCGACGGCCCCGGCTTCGACGGCGAACCCGCCACCGGCCCCCGTGTAGGCCTCCGCGAGGCCGCCGACCGCGCCTGGCGCTTCTGGATCCCCGGTGACCCAACTGTCTCGCCGTACCGCCCCCACGTCCCGAAGAAACGCTCTAACGGTTAG